One window from the genome of uncultured Tateyamaria sp. encodes:
- a CDS encoding heme NO-binding domain-containing protein: MHGLINRAIQCFVTDSYGADKWVEATRFADLDFVEFEAMLIYDDDITPRLLDAISNILDRPRSDVMEDMGTYLVSHPNVEALRRLLRFGGVTFVEFLHSLDDLPDRARLAVSDLNLPRIELRDHSPTQFSLVCESPIDGYGHVMMGILRTMADDYGALALLEYTGSGNGVETISVTLVETEFAEGRVFDLGARAS, from the coding sequence ATGCATGGGCTGATCAATCGGGCAATACAGTGTTTCGTCACCGACAGTTACGGTGCGGACAAATGGGTCGAAGCAACCCGCTTTGCCGATCTCGACTTTGTCGAGTTCGAGGCGATGCTGATCTATGACGATGACATCACGCCGCGCCTTCTGGATGCGATCAGCAACATCCTGGACCGCCCGCGCAGCGATGTGATGGAGGATATGGGCACCTATCTTGTGTCCCATCCGAATGTCGAAGCGTTGCGCCGTCTGTTGCGGTTCGGTGGCGTGACCTTTGTCGAATTCCTGCATTCGCTGGACGATCTGCCGGATCGCGCCCGTCTTGCGGTGTCCGACCTGAACCTGCCCCGGATCGAGCTGCGGGATCATTCGCCCACCCAGTTCAGCCTTGTATGCGAAAGCCCAATCGACGGGTACGGCCATGTCATGATGGGGATATTGCGGACGATGGCCGACGATTACGGTGCGCTTGCCTTGCTGGAGTATACGGGCAGCGGCAATGGCGTCGAAACGATATCCGTGACGCTTGTCGAAACTGAATTCGCCGAGGGGCGGGTGTTTGATCTGGGGGCCCGTGCATCGTGA
- the recJ gene encoding single-stranded-DNA-specific exonuclease RecJ, whose amino-acid sequence MSFLGVEQSLTGRAWIGPDSATDRAAEALAQTTQLPRPVCQILARMGVPADGAEAYLSPTLRDLMPDPRSLRDMEPAAARLVHAVRNREKIAIFADYDVDGGSSAALLVTWLRSLDIGATVYVPDRIDEGYGPNDAAMAQLAAAHDLILCVDCGTLSHGPIAAARGADVVVLDHHLGAETLPPAYAVVNPNRQDEDGALAHLCAAAVVFLVLVEAGRQLRAADRKGPDLMALLDLVALATVADVAPLIGVNRAFVRQGLKVMARRDRAGLVALADIAGLDTAPTPYHLGYLLGPRINAGGRIGQADLGARLLSTQDPHEAAALAERLHVLNAERRDIEAQVRAEAIAQCDARDSDGALAWAAGPGWHPGVVGIVASRVKEATNRPAVVIGVENGIGKGSGRSVSGIDLGAPIQRLAAEGLLIKGGGHKMAAGLTVAEDMIEPAMARLSELLARQGAEALGPADVRVDGALMPGAANVELLDQIDAAGPFGAGARAPRYAFPGMRILSARQVGEAHLKLTFGEPGGARLDAISFGAFETALGQALLDHGGAPFHLAGRVEINSFRGRQSVQLRLEDAARA is encoded by the coding sequence GTGTCATTTCTGGGTGTGGAGCAGTCACTGACCGGGCGGGCCTGGATCGGACCGGACAGCGCGACCGACCGCGCGGCCGAAGCGCTGGCCCAAACGACGCAGTTGCCGCGCCCCGTTTGCCAGATCCTTGCCCGCATGGGTGTGCCGGCGGATGGGGCAGAGGCGTATTTGTCCCCCACCCTGCGGGACCTGATGCCCGACCCCCGTTCCCTGCGCGACATGGAACCCGCAGCCGCACGTCTGGTCCATGCGGTCCGAAACAGGGAAAAGATCGCGATCTTTGCCGACTACGATGTGGATGGGGGCAGTTCCGCGGCACTGCTGGTCACATGGTTGCGCAGTCTGGACATCGGCGCGACGGTCTATGTTCCGGACCGCATCGACGAAGGGTACGGCCCGAACGACGCGGCGATGGCACAGTTGGCCGCGGCGCATGACCTGATCCTGTGCGTGGATTGCGGAACCTTGTCACATGGTCCCATTGCCGCTGCCCGTGGGGCAGATGTGGTGGTGTTGGACCACCACCTTGGGGCCGAAACACTGCCTCCGGCCTATGCGGTTGTGAACCCCAACCGGCAGGACGAAGACGGCGCGCTGGCCCATTTATGTGCCGCAGCGGTCGTGTTCCTGGTTCTGGTCGAGGCTGGCCGCCAATTGCGCGCCGCCGACCGCAAGGGGCCTGACCTGATGGCGCTGCTGGATCTGGTCGCGCTGGCCACCGTGGCCGACGTCGCGCCCCTGATCGGTGTGAACCGCGCCTTTGTCCGGCAAGGATTGAAGGTCATGGCGCGTCGGGATCGTGCCGGGTTGGTGGCGCTTGCGGACATCGCGGGTCTGGACACCGCGCCAACCCCGTACCATCTGGGCTATCTCCTGGGGCCACGGATCAATGCGGGGGGTCGCATTGGCCAGGCCGATTTGGGCGCCCGCCTGCTGAGCACCCAAGACCCGCATGAAGCGGCCGCACTGGCCGAGCGGTTGCATGTCCTGAACGCCGAACGGCGGGACATCGAAGCGCAGGTTCGGGCAGAAGCCATTGCGCAATGCGATGCCCGCGACAGTGACGGCGCGCTGGCGTGGGCCGCAGGGCCCGGCTGGCACCCGGGTGTTGTGGGTATCGTGGCCTCGCGCGTGAAGGAGGCGACAAACCGACCCGCTGTCGTGATCGGGGTCGAAAACGGCATTGGCAAGGGATCGGGCCGGTCCGTGTCCGGCATTGACCTGGGCGCACCGATCCAGAGGCTGGCGGCAGAGGGTCTGCTGATCAAGGGTGGTGGCCACAAGATGGCAGCGGGCCTGACAGTGGCCGAAGACATGATTGAACCGGCCATGGCGCGGTTGAGCGAGCTGCTGGCGCGTCAGGGCGCCGAGGCCCTTGGTCCCGCCGACGTGCGGGTGGACGGTGCGTTGATGCCGGGGGCTGCGAATGTTGAGCTTTTGGACCAGATCGATGCCGCCGGGCCATTTGGCGCAGGCGCGCGCGCGCCGCGCTACGCGTTCCCCGGAATGCGCATTCTCAGCGCCCGACAGGTCGGCGAAGCGCATTTGAAACTGACCTTCGGAGAACCGGGTGGCGCACGTCTGGACGCAATATCTTTCGGGGCGTTCGAGACGGCACTTGGGCAGGCCCTGCTGGATCACGGCGGGGCGCCATTTCACCTGGCCGGCCGGGTCGAAATCAACAGCTTTCGCGGGCGGCAGTCCGTCCAATTGCGGCTGGAAGATGCGGCACGCGCCTGA
- a CDS encoding diguanylate cyclase, protein MLTRSLDVLCPMHVVLNATGHVVHAGPTLQKLRPDLPMVGRRFLEIFDLKRPRAITSMEGLRATAGTKLHLQLRDAPKTEVKGLLVAGAEDGQSIVNLSFGISVVDAVSDYALTSADFAATDLTVEMLYLVEAKSAAMEASRKLNLRLQGAMIAAEEQAFTDTLTGLKNRRAMDHVLARHADWGTRFGLMQIDLDWFKAVNDTLGHAAGDHVLQTVARVMVEETRDSDTVARVGGDEFVIILPHAKDGEAMTGIGRRIIQRISKPIPFQGDVCRISASIGSAIFDPASSQTVAEVMDDADVALYASKHGGRGQQTQYVPALRHDAQNLAPPVGRDAASNA, encoded by the coding sequence ATGCTGACCCGATCCCTGGATGTGCTGTGCCCCATGCACGTGGTTCTGAACGCGACAGGGCATGTCGTCCATGCAGGACCCACATTGCAAAAACTGCGCCCCGACCTGCCGATGGTCGGACGGCGCTTCCTTGAAATCTTTGATCTGAAACGGCCGCGCGCGATCACCAGCATGGAAGGGTTGCGTGCAACGGCGGGGACAAAACTGCATCTGCAACTGCGCGACGCCCCCAAGACAGAAGTGAAGGGCCTTCTTGTGGCCGGGGCCGAGGACGGGCAAAGCATCGTGAACCTGTCTTTCGGCATTTCGGTGGTCGATGCGGTTTCGGATTACGCCCTGACCAGTGCCGATTTTGCGGCCACGGACCTGACCGTTGAAATGCTCTATCTGGTCGAGGCGAAATCGGCCGCCATGGAAGCGTCGCGCAAGCTGAACCTGCGGCTCCAGGGCGCAATGATCGCGGCGGAAGAACAGGCCTTTACCGACACGCTGACCGGGCTCAAGAACCGTCGCGCAATGGATCACGTATTGGCGCGTCACGCGGATTGGGGCACGCGATTTGGGCTGATGCAAATTGACCTTGATTGGTTCAAGGCGGTCAATGACACGCTGGGGCACGCCGCGGGCGATCACGTTCTGCAAACCGTCGCCCGCGTCATGGTCGAGGAAACCCGCGACAGCGACACCGTCGCCCGGGTCGGCGGCGACGAATTTGTCATCATCCTGCCCCATGCCAAGGATGGTGAGGCGATGACCGGGATCGGACGCCGGATCATCCAACGCATTTCAAAACCCATCCCGTTCCAGGGAGACGTGTGCCGGATATCGGCCAGCATCGGATCGGCAATCTTTGATCCCGCGTCCAGCCAGACCGTTGCCGAGGTCATGGATGATGCCGATGTCGCCCTATATGCATCAAAACACGGTGGGCGTGGCCAGCAAACGCAGTATGTGCCCGCGCTGCGTCATGACGCACAAAACCTGGCGCCGCCCGTTGGTCGCGACGCCGCCAGCAACGCCTGA